TACGAGCCATTCATGGACGTCGATTTCTTGCTCGAGGAATCTCAGCGGCTACTGAAATTGCCATAGTCGCCTGCGGGGCAAAACCTCCATTTCCTAACCCTCTGAACGTCAAGGCGACGGATGCAGTATCGAGCTTGTCATTGTTGCGGATTGATCCATCAATTGCCTCCGCTGCAATCAGGCGACCGTGCAAAATGCACGCGTTGCAGTTCGATCCTCGCCGACAGCTCGCCTTCGCATCGCAGCGCCAGCCGAACGGCAGCCGCCTCGGTTGCCGCGTTTATCCTGTTTTGGCCTGCGGTGCTGCTACCGATCCTCGAGATTGAACGATTGGGCCAACGCAACGAACAGAGCATCCTGAGCGGCATTCTGGATTTATTCCATCACGGCAACTACTTTGTCGGCGGCGTGGTGCTGCTGTTTTCGATTCTTTTTCCACTGGCCAAAATCGTGTTGTTGGTGGAACTTAGTTGGCTCGAGGTGCTGCAGCGGCGACACAAAGCATTCACCTTGCGATTGATGAAACACGTTGGCAAGTGGAGCATGATGGATGTGATGTTGTTGGCGTTTCTCGTGATGATGGTGAAGCTTGGCAATCTCGTCCACTTTCAATTTGGCCCGGCGGTGATCGCGTTTACGTTGTGCGTCGCAATGAGCATGATCGCGTCGTTGTCGTTTGACCCCCACTCGATTTGGGAAGAAACGGGATGAGTGACCGCGACAACCATGTTTCCGATTTTCCAGTCGCGGAAATCGCCAAATCGAAGCCGAATTGGCTGCGGCGTCATTCGCCGATGTGGCTCGTGACCCTGCTGTGCTTGGTGATCGCGATCGGCTTGACCTGGTACTCGTCGGATACTGCCGGAGTCCAAATTGTCGTGCATTTTGATGATGGCCACGGTTTGAAACCGGGGGACGCCATTCGTCATCGTGGGATCCAAATCGGAGTGGTTGAAAACGTCTCGCTTCGCCAAGATCTTAAAGGGATCGATGTCACGGCGGTTTTGGATCAAGCATCGTCGATGGTCGCGTGCGAAGGCTCTCGATTTTGGATTGTCCGGCCCGAAGTGGCAATCACGGGCGTAAGCGGACTGGAAACCGCCGTGGGGGCAAAATACATCGCGGTCATCCCCGGTCATCCCGCGGAAAAGCAATTTGAATTTACGGGGTTACACTCGAGACCACCGGATGATTTGGGACGGGGCGGAATCGAGTTGGTTTTGCGTGGCGACGATCGCTGGGGGATTCATCTGGGATCGCCACTCACATGGCGAGGAATCGACGTGGGCCAGGTTTTGTCGAGCAGTCTTTCGGCAGATGCGATGCATGTGGACATTCGCGTACGAGTGGACCAGCGGCACGTTCGATTGCTTTCTCGCAATTCAAAGTTCTGGGTAACCAGCGGTGTGCAGATGGGACTCGACGTGACTGGATTCGAGTTTTCGGCCGAATCATTGACGACCATCGCACGAGGCGGTGTCGCCTTTATCACCCCCGGCCCCATCGCGTCAGCCGACGACGTCCGCCCCGGCGATGTCTTTACGCTGCACCGGAGACGTGACGACACGTGGCTCGAATCGGCTGTACCGCTGAATCTACTTGCGCATTCACCGCCTCCGGTCGGAGAGGTCGTTGCGACGTGGAGACAGAGCTATTTCGGGATCACTCGGACATATTCCGAGCACGCCGCCGGTTTGGCGATACCAATCGATGGGCAAACCGCTGGCATCCTTGTCCCGACGGATTTAATCGCCGCCAAAGAAAACGCAATCGAAGATTCGTTTCAGCTGACATACCAAGCGGGCAAGTCGCCTGTGACGCTACCGACGCCAACATTGCCGCAATCCGCAGCGGGGGTTTGGGTGGTGTCGATCGCTGCAAACGAATTACCACCGAAACAGACGGTTTCCGAGGACCGCATGCGGATTCCGCGGACTCCCGAAGATTGCTTTGCCGTCAGCCGGCGATCCGGCAATGGCGAGTCGGCACTGACAATCGAGATGATAGGGGCTGAACAACTCACCTTCGACGAGAACCAATGGAATTGCAGTGACGCAAGGTTCAGCCGCGAGGTTTGGCATGGAGCGGCGATCCTGGCCAGCCGAGACGAAAAACTGATTGGGGTCCTCTTGGTCGACGAAAATGGGGTGCGAATTTCACCGCTTCGCGATTTCGCCGATGACCCGAAATGACCGCGCAAATCGGTCAAAAATGCGCTCCTGCAGCGTTCGATAGCGTCATTCCCTCGCTGTGAGGGTGTATAAATAACATCCGCAAATACCCCGCAACCGTTGCGGGTGAAGTGATCGGGGGCAACTTCGATTCCCGTACCTTTTATCACAGAAGAATTACCATGGCACTGTGGTCACCCAACAAAATGCATCCCGTTCTGGATAACGCATCTTGGCGCAACTCGCTGGCGTTCCGGACGACGTGTCGATTCATGCTCGTCGCTTCGCTGCTTGCGATTCCTATCACCAGCACGTCGTGTTACGCCGACGATAAAACCGATGCCGCCGGTGAAACGAGCAAAACCGAAAACGTAGCCGAGGACGAGGCCGAGAAAGAGACCGAAGACGAAACCAAACCGATCGAAGTCCCTGATGGATCCGCCGAAGAGTTGTTTGCATTCATCGAGAAAGTCAAAAGCGAACGTGGTCGCACACTGGAAACCGTGATGCGATCGATGCAAGGCGTGTTTGATACCACCGAGAAAATTCGCGAGATCGAAGACCTCTCGCTCGAAGATGAACTCAAAGCGATCAACGAAGCATTGGCGGCGCAGCAAATGTTATCGCGATTTTCACCTCCGGCGCGTGAACAATTCAATAATTACATCGAAGAACTCGCCAACGATCCACGCGAACAGATTCAGCGAATCGCTGCTGCGGAACAACTCAAGCAAGAAATCCAATCGGTCCGCACTGCATCGGACGAAAAGAAGCGTGAACTCGTTGACAAGGTGTTGGCGATCATCGACGAAGGTGGGATCGACCAAACCAACTACCGCATGGCGTCGCAACTCGCCTATGCTCTTGGTTACGGCGAGAACACCGAATTGGCAGCATCGTTCTACGACGATCTTGCCTCGCGTTTAAACGACGCCGAGGACGACAAGTTGCGTGAAGCAGCACCACGGGCCGCGGGCGCTGCGCGTCGTTTGCGATTGCCCGGCAATTTCTTTGAACTCAGTGGCACCACGGCCGACGGCGAAACGTTCGATTGGAGTGCCTATCGCGGCAAAGTGGTGCTCGTCGACTACTGGGCCAGTTGGTGTGGACCTTGTCGCGCCGAAGTCCCCAACATGAAAAAGAATCTCGAGAAATATGGCGATGCCGGCTTCGCGATTGTCGGAATCAACATGGACAGCACTCAAGAGGCCTTCGAGTCGTATGTCGAAAAGGAAGAGATTCCGTGGGTCAATCTGGTCAACTTTGAACCCGAAAGCAAAGGATGGCAACATCCGATGGCGGTTCATTACGGCGTCTCGGGAATCCCTACCGCAATTCTTGTCAACGGCGAAGGCAAGGTGATCTCGCTGAGTGCTCGGGGGCAACGCCTTGACAAACTGTTGGCTGACACACTCGGAGAACCCGAAACCGAAACGGATCCAGAAGGCGAATCAAGCGACGACGCGGCCGAATAGCGCGTCAACGGAATCGCAGCAAGATTGCCCTCAAGCCGGAACGGACTGTTGATTCCCGCTGGGGTTGCACCAGCGAGATTGGATCGGGTTAGTTCATGGGTGATTTCCATTTGCACATCACGAGCACGCTAGGACTGTTGCTGGGCGTCAGTCTGGCCGCCGGCGTGTTCGCCGATGTGTTTCATCTGCCCAAAGTCACCGCCTACCTGCTTGTCGGCCTGTTGGTTGGCCCCAGCGTTTTGGATTGGATCCCCGAAATCCATGTCGACGGACTCGAACCGGTGCTCGAGTTTGCGATGGCGATCGTGCTGTTTAACCTGGGCTGCGAATTTACGTTTTCCAAGGTGCGGCGAATCGCAGCTCATTGCTTGCCGTTATCCGCAGCGGAAATCCTATTGACCTGCGGATTGGTCACGCTCGGGCTGAAATTGTTTGGCTACGGCAGCAGTACCGCAATCTTGCTGGGATGCTTGGCTGTCGCCACAGCACCAGCGACAACCATTTTGGTTTTGAAAGAATTTCGCTCGGAGGGTCCCGTCACCGAAAGCACGGGGTTCCTAGTTGCGGTCAATAATTTCGCTTGCATCGTTTTGTTCGAATTTGCCTTTCTGTTGATCCATCTGTTCCAAGGCAAATTGGACATCAGCATGACCAGCGAACTGCAGTGGCTGTTTTCGAATCTGGGGACCGCGTTTGTCCTGGGCATCGCGGGCGGCTTGATTATCAGCTACGGATGTGGATTGCTAAAGTTCAGCCGATGGTTGGTGTTGCTGATGGCGACAACGACTTTTCTATTGGGTGCTTGCGAATCACTGCACCTGCCTTACATGGTGACGTTCCTGGTGATGGGAGTCACGGTCGCCAACACATCGGACATGAAGAACAAGATCGTCGGCGAATTGGACCATTTGTCCGGTTTATTGGCGGTGGTATTCTTTGCCGTGCATGGAACGCACTTGGACGCCAACGCGTTCATCGCCGCCGGCGGGATCGGAGCACTCTACATCGTTCTTCGCATGGCCGGGAAATGGTTAGGCGTTTACGGTGCTGCGCGCTTGACGCGTCAACCGCTCGAAGTGCGTCATTGGCTGGGAACGTGTTTGTTTGCCCAAGCCGGTGCCGCGATTGCATTATCGACGATCGCCGCAAACCGTGATCCCGAATTGGGTAAACCGATTCAAGACATCATCCTCGGCTCGGTGGTGGTGTTCGAAATCATCGGGCCGCTGTTCATTCGCAAGTCGTTGTTGCGAACCGGCGAGGTCCCGTTGGCTCAAGCGATCAGCCACACCAACCGCACGCCGCTCGAGCAAGTTCGCGCGGTCGTCGACCGTTTTCGCGCCGCGATTCACCAAGACGCCACCGAACGCACCGTCGCCAACCGGGTCAAAGTCGCCGACCTGTTACGAAAAACCAACGGCATTGTGCAATCCGCGAGCTTTGACGAAGTCATCTCGCATATCGAACACAGCCACGACAACACCTATCCGGTGGTCGATGAGCGAAAACGCGTGGTCGGCGTCATCCGCTATCCGCTGCTCAGCAACGTGATGTTTGACGAAAACGCCACGACGCTGATTCGGGCCGAAGATTTGGCGAGCGAGACCGATTCGTTTCTCTACCCCGACGAACCTGCGCAGCGAGCTTTCGAACTGTTCGAAGCCGAAACCGACGATTGTATCCCGGTTGTCGCTCGAGCCGAACCGCACGAATTAGCCGGTGTGGTTCGACGTAGCGACATCATGCACGCGTTGATCACCCAGCATCGCAAAACAAAATAGCCAAACCGTCTTCGTTTACGACGAAAACATACGCCGACGAACCATCGCGATCGTGGCCAATTGGTCGGGTTTCAGTGTCATGGTCTGCTTGGCCGTTGCCAACGCCGAATCGAAATGATGATCGGCCAAAAACAACATCGCAGGCTGCTGCAACGACGCTTCATCGGCAATCGCTTGTAATAACTTACAGCCTTTGCCATTGATTCGGTGGGCATGACAAAGATCGCCAAACAGCGACGCCGACGAATGAGCGTTATTGAGGATACGACGCCGGATCAAGTAAGCGGCCAGCGACGAACCCACCACGATCGCAGCGGCGATCAAGATCCACTGCGACGAATCGCCTGTGGCGGCAGCCGCTTCTTTGTAATCCAGATTGACGTCACTCATCCGGGTTTCTGCGAACAACAGGTAGGACGTTAAATTGACCATGTCCGAAAATCAATATGCAGTGTGAAAGGATGCGGGTGTTAGCAGATGTTCAATAACGACGAGCGAATCGCGGTTGGATTTAGAAAGTTTTCATGGCTTCTCGATATCGGATCGCCTTGATTGCAGCATCACTGACAGGACACGGCGGCAATGCGGACATCTCTTTAAGCAGCGACATGGTGCTGTTGCTTTCGGCTCGTGACATCACTTGGCATGCAAGCACACGAGCTTCCTGGTGATCTTCACGCGAGATTCGCTCGAACGAATCGCTTAGCAGATCGACGGCAGCTAACGCGTCAGCTGCGGCGATCGCATCGAGCCGTTTGTTGAGGACAGGATGCCGGAGTCCGTCGCGAATCCGAGCGATCGCTTCGGTGTCGATCGTCATCACCACTCGACCGAGGGCGCGACGATGTTTCTCGGGCATGTCTGACAATCGGTTCAGCATGGCGTCCGCATGCAGCGGGTTGAGGATACGACGAACCGAACGCACCAGCGAAGCGTCTGAATGATCGAGCAATTGAATCAAATGATGAAGCAGCAAGGCGACGGGATCCGCGGCAATTGCTTCCTGATTGCCCTTTGCGATCAACAGCGCCGCTTGATGCCAGATTTCGAAATCGGGCACAGGGCATTTCATCATCCCCGCGACGGCGGCGGGAATGCAGCCGTGACCGTCACGATGGATGGCTGCGACGATCGTCCGCAGATTGACCAACGGATCGCCACCGGATTGACTGTATACGTGAATCGCCGCAGCACGATGATTCGCACTGATCGCGTCCATCAGCGAGTCGTCATCCGCGCAACACTTGGGCATCCCGAGATCGTGCAGATTCTTGAGCACCGTGGCCGAGGGTTCTTCGCCAATCGCACGCAATAGCGAATCACGGAACACATCGTCCGTGCGGCTCGCCAAGATTTCGAGCAGAAACGATGGCACACTGCGGCGACAAATGAACCCCGCCAACAACTCGACCATGCCTGCACGCTGGGTGGTCAACAATCGGTTGCCGATCATTTTGCAAAATTCGGAGCTGGATGCTGTAAATTGCCGTAATTCAGCATCGGCCCAAGTGGAATTCACCAAAAAGGCATCGATCAGTCGCTCGTTTTTATGTCGATGAATTCGGCGGACCGACTCGGCAAGCGCCGCGACCACGGGAGTGCGAATTGACGGCTTGTCTCGATTGGCCCGTGCTTCGTGCCCAAGTTCATGTGCCAGCTGCAAAATCGCCTCGGTTGCCGCATCACGCATCTCTTCACTGGAATGCGACTCGGCAATCGGAATCAAATCCACCAACAACGGGTACAATCCGATCATCACCGAAGCGTTGATCGCATGAGCGAGGCTGTCATCTTGCAGTTGCAGCGATTTTTGAACCGCTGGCGTAATCCAACTCTTTCGCTTGCGAAGTTGACCAAACAAATCCGAGGGAAAAATGTCCCATCGCGATAGCACCGCTTCGGCGCAATGCGGCTCAACACGCTGCAACAACGATTCGACCGCATAGGATCGCACCGATTCGCTGGTGTCCTCGAGCGCGATCAAGAGCAAATCGACCGCAGCTGCATTGCGGGATTCTGCGAGCGTTGCGAACGTGAGGGAGGGACCTTGCATTCTTCAAATGACAATGTTGAGGGTCTCGATATCAATCCGACGTGCCAAGAAGGACATTCACCATCATGTCGTCAGGTAACCGTAGCTTGATGCAGACCACAAAATTGGCTGACCCGCAGAAAATGTGTCGCTCAGCCAACGTGAATCGACACTGCAAACCGCACAAACCACACAACCGAGCCAATTGGCACCTATTTGTGGGGTGAGACAACCCGCGCATGCGACGCTTTGGGGCCGCGTTATGTCGGTTTCGATTCTCGCGGCGTATGCTCTATAATCATGCTGAGTCACGGAGCCCCGCGTCGGGGAAGCATTTGCCACGAGAGATTTCGTCACGCCACTTTTTCCGCCGCAGAGCGGCGTGCGGCACGTGAGCATCGATTCGGGCGGCACCTGGCTCGATCAAAAACCACCCGCTTGGGTATCGACAACGAACCTACCACCTTTTTGTTAATCCAATGAATCAACGTCCCGCAAACATTGTCCTCGAGGAATCCTTTTTGGATGTCCGAGCGAAGATTCTCGAGATTGCCGCGGTTCTCGATCGCGTCGATCGGTCGCTGCAAGACGGCACGCCATTGGACGAAGACATCAGCATTCGGCGTGATAAGATTCACGATGCGATCCGGTTGCTGTTGAGCGAAGAGCCCGATCGCGCTGAACGAGTCCAATTGCTGTTTTCGCGTAAATATTCTCCCGCTTGGCGGTCTGAATTAAAAGTCGACTAATGGGCTGATCCATTTCGTATCATCGATCGCTGCCCTGTCGAAGTTCACTTTCAATCGTCTGCCCGGCGATCTAACAACGCATCAGTCACCTCCGCCCGCTAACGCGAGCGAGACTGACTCCTATCACATCCTGTCTGCCTCTTTCCATTTTTGATCTCGAGCTAATTTGCCATGGACTACATCGACCCCCACATTCATATGGTGTCTCGGACCACCGACGACTACGCGACGCTGGCGCGGATGGGATGCGTGGCGATGAGCGAGCCAGCCTTCTGGGCGGGCTACGACCGAGGCAGCGTGGACGGGTTCCGCGATTACTTTCGCCAACTGACCGAAACCGAACCGAAACGCGCCGCCGCCTATGGAATCCAACATTTCACTTGGCTCTGCATCAACGCCAAAGAAGCCGAGAACGTTTCGCTCTCGCGCGATGTGATCGCGATGATCCCTGAATTCCTCGACGCCCCAAACGTGTTGGGGATCGGCGAGATCGGGCTAAACAAAAACACTCGCAATGAATCGATCGTTTTCCTAGAACATCTCGAATTGGCGATCAAACACAATCAATCGATCTTGATTCACACACCCCATTTGGAAGATAAGTTCCAAGGGACCCGGATGATCCTTGATATGTTGTCGGACGACCAACGGCTCGATCGCACTCGCGTTCTCGTTGACCATGTCGAAGAACATACGATTGCCGAAGTGCTTGACCGAGGTTTCTGGGCTGGCATGACGCTGTACCCCGTCACCAAATGCACCCCCGAACGCGCTGCGGACATGATTGAAATGACCGGAGGCGAACGTTTGCTGGTGAATTCGGCGGGGGATTGGGGGCCGAGTAAACCGACCGCCGTTCCCGATTTGATTTTCGAATTACGTCGTCGCGGTCACCGCGAATCGTTGATCAAAAAAGTAGTTTACGACAACCCGATTGAGTTCTTTTCGAAAAGTTCTAACTTTAAATTCAAACCACGCGACGCCTCGTAGACATTGAAGTCTGCTGATTTAGTTAGCCGTTTTGGCCAACGCTGTGAAGCATCTCGTCGCGGCAAACCGTCAAGAATTTCGGGGATACACGACGTGGATCAAAAGTCTTGACGACTTCCGCTACGGTAAAAATGCACAAACCCTTCAACCAAAAAACATTTCACAGCGTTGCGTTTTAGACATTCACTAGATCATCTCTTCGCCAAGACGGCAAACCTTGATGAGTTCCGCATCCCTTAGCAGCGCCACAACCAAACAACAAAGTGGCCATCGATTCGGAACCATCGCTGGGGTCTTTACGCCCTGCATGCTGACGATCCTTGGTGTCATCATGTTTCTGCGATTTGGCTTTGTTGTTGGCCAAGCGGGGATCATTGGCACGATCTTGATCGTGTTGTTCAGTAACGCGATCACGCTGTTGACCACGCTATCGTTGTCGGCGATTGCCACCAACACCAAAGTCGAAGGCGGCGGCGCGTACTTTCTGATCAGCCGCAGTTTGGGAGCCGAGTTTGGCGGGGCAATTGGCCTCGTCTTCTTCGCCGCTCAAGCGTTATCGGTGGCCATGTATGTGATCGGGTTCACCGAAGCCTTGGTCGGCTATTTGCCCGAGGGCACGTCGTCAACACTCGTTGCATCGCTGACCAACGTCGCCGTGTTTGCTTGTGTCGCCATCGGTGCGGCGTGGACGATGAAGCTGCAGTTTCTGATTCTTGCGGCGGTCCTGTTTGCCTTGTTTTCTTTCTATGCCGGTGCTTGGACGCAGTTCGATACCGCCATCTTTCTGCAGAACAAAGGGATGGGGTTCAGCGGTGGCGAGTCGTTTTGGACCGTGTTCGCATTGTTCTTTCCCGCAGTGACCGGAATCATGGCCGGAGCGAACATGTCGGGCGACCTACGCAATCCGGCTCGTTCGATCCCCCTGGGAACGCTCGCGGCCGTGTTTGTCACTGGGCTGATCTACCTTTCCGAAGCGATTTTGATCGGCGGATGTCGTGACCGCGAAACCTTGGTCACCAACAACTTGGTGCTCTCGGATATTGCGGTCTTACCCGCCTTGATCGCCGCAGGCGTGTTCGCCGCGACCATCTCGTCGGCGCTGGGCAGCATGATGGGAGCGCCACGGATTTTGCAGTCATTAGCTCGCGACCGTTTGTTTCGCTGGATCCAACCATTGGGTGTCGGTTCGGGCGTCAACTCGGAACCCCGCCGCGCTATTTTAGTGACGTTTTTGATTTCGCAAGCCGGCATTCTGCTTGCCGATCTCAACACGATTGCGCCTTTGATCACGATGGCATTCCTTGTGACCTATGGGCTGCTGAATCTGGCGACTTTTTATGAATCGATCACCAAGAACCCTAGCTACCGTCCTCGCTTCAAATTTTGCCACTGGACAACTTCGTTAGCGGGTGCGATCGGCTGCGGGGTCGTGATGTTATTGATCGATTGGCAGTGGGCATTTGTCGCCATTTCGCTTTTCGCGGCACTCCATTGGTACCTGTCAAAGATTGATCTTGCCGCCGATTTTGGCAACGTCACCAGCGGTTTGCTGTTCGAGCGGACCCGCAAAAATTTGCTAAAACTCGAAGGCGAACTTTACCACCCCAAAAATTGGCGACCGTTTGTATTAGCCCTCAGCGGCACCGGTTTCTCTCGGCCGCATCTGGTTGTTTTTGGTCATTGGCTGACATCACGCACCGGCATCCTAACGCTCGGGCAAGTCATTCAGGGCGAATTGGACGATCGTCATCGACGTCGCATCTCGCAGGAAAGAATGTTGCACGCGATGATCGGCGAACATGGATTGAACGCATTTCCCGCCGTGGTGGTCAGTAGCGACTACGTGACCGGCGTCGAAGCCCTGGTGCAATGCCAAGGACTCGGGCGACTGCGACCCAATGTCGTCTTGTTGGGCTGCCCGTTATCGGCTGACCGCATGAAGGTCTTTGGTGGATTGCTACGCAATCTAAAAGGACTCTCACGCAGCACCGTGGTGCTCCGCCGCACCGACGAACCTAGCGACGATTGGCGGCCTCCGAGCGGCACCGTCGATGTTTGGTGGCGAGGACGAGCCAATGGCGAATTGATGGTCCTGTTGGCTCACCTGCTTTTGCAGAACGAAGATTGGCGTGGCCGTGAACTGCGACTGTTGCGCGTGGTCGATAACGAAGCGGGGATCGACGAGGTGCGAAACCACCTCGATGGATTATTAAAAGCAGCCCGAATCCCCGGCGTCACCAAGGTCGTCGTCTCGAAGGATCCCGAGTTGGCGATCCAAACGACCAGCCGCAATGCCGCGATGGTCTTTTTGGGCATGCAACCGCCCAACATCGGCGACGAAGAAGCGTTCTTCTACCGCACCGAGAAATTAGCGGGCGGATTGCCGCGAGTCGTCTTTGTGCAAAGCGCCGGCGGAATGCGGCTCGAGTCCTAAGAATCGAGGGGCGTGACCGGAGCCCCGGCATCACCCCATTGTCGCTCGGCTTTCCAAGCCGATTGCGATCATTCATCCAAACACAAACGGCTTGATCAGCAGTCAGCCGTAAAACGCAAGTGAGCACGACAGTGCAAACAGCAACGAACAATACCTTGCCAAATCAAAACGGATTAAAATCGGGGTAATCAAACGCGAGCCTCCAAACGTGGAGCCTCGCCCTCTGTCAAGTACGACACCGCGTCGTACATAACTCCGTCGTGCGGCCTATGCCAGCAGGATTCAGTCCGGATGTCTCACACACTCGACACCTGTTTGCATTGCGATGCCGTAATTCGCGTTGTTGCTTGCGGCTATGGTGTCCGCGACGAGCGTCCTAACTTTAACTGCCCCGCATGTAAACAAGCGTTGTTCTCGTCCGACGGATCAACCGTGTACGATATCGTTGGTGTTGTCACGCAATCGGTTGATGCCCCAGAACGCTCACCCGACGACTAATCAAGTCCCACCACCGCACAACAACGCATGGCCGCTGAGTTGCGGCATCCATGCCGCCAACGCCTTTCGCTTCAACCAGGGGCGACGTCGTATGACACTACGAAGCGCTAATGGGAAGTGCAGCTCGATGCATCGCCGTACACCGTTGTAATGCTTCGCCGAGTATTGCTTTATCACACGGTCAGGAGAAAACAAGAAAATGGGTGACAGAAAGATGAAGATGCTGGATTTTGGGGCGGACCATTCTCCTGTCCCTCATCTTCCTGTAAATTCACCTTTGCTTGATTGATCAATGAAGCGATGCTTCGCGATGTCAATTCCTACACACTGAACTTATTAACAACCCACAATACCTTGCCTGCAACAATGAAATAGAATCGGGGTAATCAAACGCGAGCCTTCAAACATAGAGTATCGCCCCCCGTTAAGTACGACACCGTGTCGTACACAACCCCGTCGTGCGGCCTATGCCCATTGGTTTGTTCGTCCTGATGTTCCTTAGCGTCGCCATCTTTCGACGGGCTCGACGCGTTGGCCGATCTGGGATTGCGTGGATCGCACTCCTTTGGGTCGCAGCGTTTGGCTGCGCTGTTGCCCTGAATGCGGCTTGCATGATCGCCATTCTCTTGTGGCACGATTGGGCTATCACCGAGGCCGAACTTAGGTCTGCCTTATACCTGCCT
This genomic stretch from Novipirellula caenicola harbors:
- a CDS encoding paraquat-inducible protein A; translation: MQYRACHCCGLIHQLPPLQSGDRAKCTRCSSILADSSPSHRSASRTAAASVAAFILFWPAVLLPILEIERLGQRNEQSILSGILDLFHHGNYFVGGVVLLFSILFPLAKIVLLVELSWLEVLQRRHKAFTLRLMKHVGKWSMMDVMLLAFLVMMVKLGNLVHFQFGPAVIAFTLCVAMSMIASLSFDPHSIWEETG
- a CDS encoding MlaD family protein: MSDRDNHVSDFPVAEIAKSKPNWLRRHSPMWLVTLLCLVIAIGLTWYSSDTAGVQIVVHFDDGHGLKPGDAIRHRGIQIGVVENVSLRQDLKGIDVTAVLDQASSMVACEGSRFWIVRPEVAITGVSGLETAVGAKYIAVIPGHPAEKQFEFTGLHSRPPDDLGRGGIELVLRGDDRWGIHLGSPLTWRGIDVGQVLSSSLSADAMHVDIRVRVDQRHVRLLSRNSKFWVTSGVQMGLDVTGFEFSAESLTTIARGGVAFITPGPIASADDVRPGDVFTLHRRRDDTWLESAVPLNLLAHSPPPVGEVVATWRQSYFGITRTYSEHAAGLAIPIDGQTAGILVPTDLIAAKENAIEDSFQLTYQAGKSPVTLPTPTLPQSAAGVWVVSIAANELPPKQTVSEDRMRIPRTPEDCFAVSRRSGNGESALTIEMIGAEQLTFDENQWNCSDARFSREVWHGAAILASRDEKLIGVLLVDENGVRISPLRDFADDPK
- a CDS encoding TlpA family protein disulfide reductase is translated as MALWSPNKMHPVLDNASWRNSLAFRTTCRFMLVASLLAIPITSTSCYADDKTDAAGETSKTENVAEDEAEKETEDETKPIEVPDGSAEELFAFIEKVKSERGRTLETVMRSMQGVFDTTEKIREIEDLSLEDELKAINEALAAQQMLSRFSPPAREQFNNYIEELANDPREQIQRIAAAEQLKQEIQSVRTASDEKKRELVDKVLAIIDEGGIDQTNYRMASQLAYALGYGENTELAASFYDDLASRLNDAEDDKLREAAPRAAGAARRLRLPGNFFELSGTTADGETFDWSAYRGKVVLVDYWASWCGPCRAEVPNMKKNLEKYGDAGFAIVGINMDSTQEAFESYVEKEEIPWVNLVNFEPESKGWQHPMAVHYGVSGIPTAILVNGEGKVISLSARGQRLDKLLADTLGEPETETDPEGESSDDAAE
- a CDS encoding cation:proton antiporter → MGDFHLHITSTLGLLLGVSLAAGVFADVFHLPKVTAYLLVGLLVGPSVLDWIPEIHVDGLEPVLEFAMAIVLFNLGCEFTFSKVRRIAAHCLPLSAAEILLTCGLVTLGLKLFGYGSSTAILLGCLAVATAPATTILVLKEFRSEGPVTESTGFLVAVNNFACIVLFEFAFLLIHLFQGKLDISMTSELQWLFSNLGTAFVLGIAGGLIISYGCGLLKFSRWLVLLMATTTFLLGACESLHLPYMVTFLVMGVTVANTSDMKNKIVGELDHLSGLLAVVFFAVHGTHLDANAFIAAGGIGALYIVLRMAGKWLGVYGAARLTRQPLEVRHWLGTCLFAQAGAAIALSTIAANRDPELGKPIQDIILGSVVVFEIIGPLFIRKSLLRTGEVPLAQAISHTNRTPLEQVRAVVDRFRAAIHQDATERTVANRVKVADLLRKTNGIVQSASFDEVISHIEHSHDNTYPVVDERKRVVGVIRYPLLSNVMFDENATTLIRAEDLASETDSFLYPDEPAQRAFELFEAETDDCIPVVARAEPHELAGVVRRSDIMHALITQHRKTK
- a CDS encoding LPXTG cell wall anchor domain-containing protein; this translates as MVNLTSYLLFAETRMSDVNLDYKEAAAATGDSSQWILIAAAIVVGSSLAAYLIRRRILNNAHSSASLFGDLCHAHRINGKGCKLLQAIADEASLQQPAMLFLADHHFDSALATAKQTMTLKPDQLATIAMVRRRMFSS
- a CDS encoding TatD family hydrolase; translated protein: MDYIDPHIHMVSRTTDDYATLARMGCVAMSEPAFWAGYDRGSVDGFRDYFRQLTETEPKRAAAYGIQHFTWLCINAKEAENVSLSRDVIAMIPEFLDAPNVLGIGEIGLNKNTRNESIVFLEHLELAIKHNQSILIHTPHLEDKFQGTRMILDMLSDDQRLDRTRVLVDHVEEHTIAEVLDRGFWAGMTLYPVTKCTPERAADMIEMTGGERLLVNSAGDWGPSKPTAVPDLIFELRRRGHRESLIKKVVYDNPIEFFSKSSNFKFKPRDAS
- a CDS encoding amino acid permease, encoding MSSASLSSATTKQQSGHRFGTIAGVFTPCMLTILGVIMFLRFGFVVGQAGIIGTILIVLFSNAITLLTTLSLSAIATNTKVEGGGAYFLISRSLGAEFGGAIGLVFFAAQALSVAMYVIGFTEALVGYLPEGTSSTLVASLTNVAVFACVAIGAAWTMKLQFLILAAVLFALFSFYAGAWTQFDTAIFLQNKGMGFSGGESFWTVFALFFPAVTGIMAGANMSGDLRNPARSIPLGTLAAVFVTGLIYLSEAILIGGCRDRETLVTNNLVLSDIAVLPALIAAGVFAATISSALGSMMGAPRILQSLARDRLFRWIQPLGVGSGVNSEPRRAILVTFLISQAGILLADLNTIAPLITMAFLVTYGLLNLATFYESITKNPSYRPRFKFCHWTTSLAGAIGCGVVMLLIDWQWAFVAISLFAALHWYLSKIDLAADFGNVTSGLLFERTRKNLLKLEGELYHPKNWRPFVLALSGTGFSRPHLVVFGHWLTSRTGILTLGQVIQGELDDRHRRRISQERMLHAMIGEHGLNAFPAVVVSSDYVTGVEALVQCQGLGRLRPNVVLLGCPLSADRMKVFGGLLRNLKGLSRSTVVLRRTDEPSDDWRPPSGTVDVWWRGRANGELMVLLAHLLLQNEDWRGRELRLLRVVDNEAGIDEVRNHLDGLLKAARIPGVTKVVVSKDPELAIQTTSRNAAMVFLGMQPPNIGDEEAFFYRTEKLAGGLPRVVFVQSAGGMRLES